A single region of the Syngnathoides biaculeatus isolate LvHL_M chromosome 17, ASM1980259v1, whole genome shotgun sequence genome encodes:
- the mpx gene encoding eosinophil peroxidase isoform X2: protein MLDTLLGTSHQAVGEASTCHEIKTGVPHHCSDNFHAHLTEMLFPAFLVLAVCLAPGHSGPTAYLGSSFLEECFEEAKKIVDDAYTYSRAESLRRVRKEVVSPHDALRLLKQPRGDTRSSVRAADYMAQTLYLVQERVHRIHKRSLNATDLLSAEDLERLSMITGCAAQTRPPPCSSTQNLDKYRTATSVCNNRQNPRLGASNTPFTRWLLAEYDDGISEPKGWQPDRRFNNFLLPLVRQVSNNILSTTDAGVVSDGEFSHMVTLFGQWNDHDLTFTPFSPSIRSFSNGINCDESCERTEPCIPIPIPPGDPRLPTGPDSCIPSFRSAPVCGTGFSAYNFGGVANRREQINALTAFIDMGQVYGSETNLALSLRDLNSDGLMRVNSEFNDNGRELLPFHPLPVNMCATRRRVTNDSNAREVPCFIAGDVRVDENVALTTIHTLFLREHNRLARALKNLNPHWDSETLYQEARKINGAYSQVFVIRDYLPHIVGDDAMRRLLGPYPGYNPDVDPRISNVFATAAYRFAHLAIQPMLSRLGPDYREDSQFPSVPLFKAFFTPWRLIFEGGIDSLLRGLVGRPAKLNTQDHMMVNALRERLFEFVQHLALDLGSLNMQRGRDHGLPGYNAWRRFCNLSEPRNQAELAQVLNNTDLARRLLQLYGTPANIDIWMGGVAEPFVPGGRVGPLFACIIATQFQRIRQGDRLWYENPGVFTARQRAALSLSSLSRVICDNTGITAIPRDPFAVISRRNRLVRCRNVRRLNLSAWRDRGFLENDRCRNLASEPEDEDLPDEEVLSDEQDNELPLDDLDNELPDLA, encoded by the exons GACGATGCCTACACATACTCCAGAGCAGA GAGTCTTAGGCGAGTGCGCAAGGAGGTTGTGAGTCCTCACGATGCTCTGCGTCTGTTGAAGCAGCCTCGTGGGGATACACGGTCCTCTGTGAGGGCCGCAGACTACATGGCACAGACGCTTTACCTCGTGCAGGAGAGGGTCCACCGCATCCACAAGCGCTCCCTCAATGCAACAG ATTTGCTCTCTGCGGAGGATCTCGAGAGGCTGAGCATGATAACGGGATGCGCCGCTCAAACCAGACCTCCTCCCTGCAGCAGCACGCAAAACCTTGACAAATATCGCACTGCTACAAGCGTTTGCAATAACCG aCAGAACCCTCGCCTAGGGGCCTCAAACACCCCCTTCACCCGTTGGCTTCTCGCCGAGTACGATGACGGCATCTCGGAACCGAAAGGGTGGCAGCCCGACCGAAGATTTAACAACTTCCTGCTTCCACTG GTTCGCCAGGTGTCCAACAATATCCTGAGCACGACAGATGCGGGTGTGGTCAGCGACGGGGAGTTCTCCCACATGGTGACCTTATTCGGCCAGTGGAATGATCATGACCTCACTTTCACGCCCTTCTCGCCCAGCATCCGCTCTTTCAGCAACGGGATCAACTGCGACGAGAGCTGTGAGCGCACTGAGCCGTGCATCCCCATCCCG ATTCCTCCTGGCGACCCACGCTTGCCAACCGGTCCTGACAGCTGCATCCCCTCGTTCAGATCCGCCCCCGTTTGTGGGACGGGATTTTCGGCCTACAACTTTGGAGGAGTAGCCAACAGGAGGGAGCAGATCAACGCAttgaccgcgttcattgacaTGGGCCAGGTCTACGGCTCTGAAACTAATCTTGCACTCAGCCTCCGGGATCTCAACAGCGATGGCCTTATGCGCGTCAATTCCGAGTTTAATGACAACGGACGTGAGCTGCTGCCCTTTCACCCTCTGCCGGTTAACATGTGTGCCACACGCAGGCGGGTCACCAACGACTCCAACGCCAGAGAGGTCCCTTGTTTCATTGCGG GTGACGTCCGTGTAGATGAGAACGTCGCCTTGACTACAATTCACACATTGTTCTTGCGCGAACACAACCGTCTAGCCCGTGCTCTGAAAAATCTGAACCCCCACTGGGACAGTGAGACACTCTACCAAGAGGCCCGCAAAATCAATGGAGCTTATTCACAG GTGTTTGTAATCCGCGACTATCTGCCGCACATTGTGGGGGACGATGCCATGCGCAGGCTGCTGGGACCTTACCCTGGTTACAATCCCGACGTGGACCCAAGGATCTCCAATGTCTTCGCCACGGCAGCCTACCGCTTCGCTCACTTGGCCATCCAGCCCATGTTGTCACGCCTGGGCCCGGACTACAGAGAAGATAGTCAGTTCCCCAGTGTTCCCCTGTTCAAAGCCTTCTTCACCCCCTGGAGACTCATCTTTGAGG GTGGCATCGACTCGCTGCTGCGTGGTTTGGTTGGCCGACCCGCTAAATTGAACACTCAAGACCACATGATGGTGAACGCTCTGAGGGAAAGGCTCTTTGAGTTTGTGCAGCATCTGGCGCTGGACCTGGGATCCCTGAACATGCAGAGAGGGCGTGACCATGGCTTGCCCG GCTACAACGCATGGCGCAGATTCTGTAACCTGTCTGAACCCAGGAACCAGGCCGAGCTCGCACAGGTCCTGAACAACACCGACCTGGCCCGCAGGTTGCTGCAACTCTACGGGACTCCCGCCAACATCGACATCTGGATGGGGGGTGTGGCGGAGCCCTTTGTCCCCGGCGGCCGTGTGGGGCCTTTGTTCGCCTGCATCATCGCCACGCAGTTCCAGAGGATCCGCCAGGGTGACAG GCTGTGGTACGAGAACCCTGGTGTCTTCACTGCGAGGCAGAGAGCTGCCTTGTCTCTGAGCAGCTTGTCCAGGGTCATCTGCGACAACACGGGCATCACAGCCATCCCCAGAGACCCCTTCGCCGTCATATCGAGAAGGAACCGATTGGTACGGTGCCGCAACGTGCGACGCCTCAACCTGTCGGCGTGGAGAGACAGAGGCTTCTTAG AAAATGATCGCTGCCGTAATCTCGCATCAGAACCCGAAGATGAAGAC CTTCCAGATGAGGAGGTTCTTAGCGATGAGCAGGATAATGAG CTTCCACTGGATGATCTGGATAACGAG CTTCCTGATCTGGCCTGA